TTCCCGCTAATTGCACAATTTCAATGCTTAAATAAAATCCGATGGCATAAATTAAAAGTGCAATTCCTTTATGATGAAAGATATTATATAGAAATGCCCCAGTTTTATTTCCAAAAGCATACCCGACCATGGATAAGTCTGGAGCTAAAATTAAAACTAAGAACCACGACCATTCATAATTTAAACGGTTGAATAGAAATATTCCGAGAATAAATGAAGCGGTTTC
The Flavobacterium humidisoli DNA segment above includes these coding regions:
- a CDS encoding DUF4260 domain-containing protein, with the translated sequence MKTILKLEETASFILGIFLFNRLNYEWSWFLVLILAPDLSMVGYAFGNKTGAFLYNIFHHKGIALLIYAIGFYLSIEIVQLAGIILFSHSAMDRIFGYGLKYEKGFKYTHLGEIGK